From Candidatus Omnitrophota bacterium, a single genomic window includes:
- a CDS encoding Gfo/Idh/MocA family oxidoreductase, with amino-acid sequence MHKIKVAVIGVGKLGSIHARVYSEMKNVELVGVCDINPEKAKKLARLLKTNYYPQYHKIIPLVEAVSIAVPTTIHYAIGKDFLRNGVHCLIEKPLTADIKEAEELLKIAKEKKCILQVGHIERFNPAIQTIMKLPGKPRFIECHRLGKFSPRIKDVGVVLDLMIHDIDIILTLVKASIETIDAMGVKILTKYEDIANARIKFTDGTICNLTASRVSDEIMRKIRIFKESAYISLDYFKQEVMVYRKEKKRIVSRLLSVKKEEPLKAEITSFINCLHKKSNPIVSGEEAYLALKLAFQILEKIKENERKNNFHRCR; translated from the coding sequence ATGCATAAGATAAAAGTTGCGGTTATTGGAGTAGGGAAACTGGGTTCTATCCATGCGCGGGTATATTCTGAGATGAAGAATGTAGAATTGGTAGGCGTATGTGATATAAACCCAGAAAAGGCGAAAAAACTTGCCCGATTATTAAAAACAAACTATTATCCCCAATACCATAAAATAATCCCTCTGGTGGAAGCAGTAAGCATTGCTGTTCCTACCACTATCCATTATGCTATTGGGAAAGATTTTTTGAGAAATGGCGTCCATTGTCTCATAGAAAAACCGCTTACGGCAGATATAAAAGAAGCAGAAGAGCTTCTTAAAATTGCTAAAGAAAAAAAATGCATTCTCCAGGTAGGTCATATTGAACGTTTTAACCCAGCAATCCAAACTATAATGAAACTGCCGGGGAAACCGCGGTTTATTGAGTGCCATCGCTTAGGCAAATTTAGTCCACGCATAAAAGATGTGGGCGTAGTCTTAGATTTAATGATTCATGATATCGATATCATCCTCACTTTAGTTAAAGCAAGTATCGAAACAATCGATGCGATGGGAGTAAAAATTCTTACTAAATATGAAGACATTGCCAACGCAAGAATTAAATTTACTGACGGAACAATCTGTAATCTTACTGCCAGCCGTGTTTCCGATGAGATAATGCGTAAGATACGTATTTTCAAAGAGAGTGCTTATATCTCCTTAGATTACTTCAAGCAGGAGGTAATGGTTTATCGTAAAGAGAAGAAAAGAATTGTGTCTCGCTTACTTTCTGTAAAAAAAGAAGAACCTTTAAAAGCAGAAATAACTTCTTTCATAAATTGCCTGCATAAGAAATCAAATCCTATTGTCTCCGGAGAAGAAGCCTATCTTGCCTTAAAACTTGCTTTTCAGATTCTTGAGAAGATTAAAGAAAATGAGCGAAAAAACAATTTTCATCGTTGCCGGTGA
- a CDS encoding vitamin B12-dependent ribonucleotide reductase translates to MEYPEPKLSENALKVLEKRYLSKNEEGKVVETPREMFIRVAKYIASADRLYGKSIEDTDNLSAKFYEVMAEGEFMPNSPTLMNAGKELGQLSACFVLPVEDSMESIFGAVKSTALIHKTGGGTGFDFSKLRPKNSPVRTTGGVSSGPVSFMKVFNAATQAIKQGGTRRGANMGILRVDHPDILEFITCKQEDKEITNFNISIALTEDFMDKVKNSEEYDLVDPRTGKMVKKLPAREVFELIVKQAWKNGEPGIIFIDRMNKDNPTPHLGKIESTNPCGEQPLLPYESCNLGSINLAKMLRLGEGKTEVDWEKLRTVAHVAVHFLDNVIDMNRFPLQEIEERTKLTRKIGLGVMGWADMLVELGIPYNSEEALTLADKIMGFVLEEAEHKSQQLAEERGVFPAFEGSRIAQQGKRLRNATLTTIAPTGTISIIAGASSGIEPLFALAYTRHVMDNDKLVEINPYFEKVAREKGFYSRELMEKIAEKGSCQDIPEIPDDVRKVFVTAHDISPEWHIRMQAVFQKYTHNAVSKTVNFPHQATVEDVKKVYLLAYQLGCKGVTIYRDKSREEQVLNIASSKSEKQGNSKEQEERFTPRPRPEVMRGSTTKINTGCGNLYITINEDEEKHPFEVFMQMGKAGGCAASQLEAIGRLVSLALRSGIDPVPIIEQLRGIRCPSPSWESGGTRIFSCGDAIARVLERRLAQMKKSSPEIKVKVLHSVEENNVYSRRVNIVGVCPDCGEPLKHEEGCAKCEACGYAKC, encoded by the coding sequence ATGGAATATCCTGAGCCAAAACTGAGCGAAAATGCACTGAAGGTTTTAGAGAAGCGCTATCTCTCAAAGAACGAGGAAGGCAAGGTTGTGGAAACGCCGCGTGAAATGTTTATCCGTGTGGCTAAATATATTGCCTCGGCAGATAGATTGTATGGGAAATCTATAGAAGATACGGATAATCTCTCCGCAAAATTTTATGAAGTAATGGCTGAAGGTGAATTTATGCCCAATTCTCCCACTTTGATGAATGCTGGAAAGGAGCTTGGGCAACTTTCTGCCTGTTTTGTGCTTCCTGTAGAAGATTCTATGGAGAGTATTTTTGGAGCAGTGAAGTCAACGGCTTTAATCCACAAGACAGGCGGAGGCACGGGTTTTGATTTCTCAAAACTCCGTCCGAAGAATAGTCCGGTGAGGACAACCGGAGGAGTTTCTTCAGGGCCTGTTTCTTTTATGAAAGTATTTAATGCTGCTACGCAGGCGATTAAGCAGGGTGGAACACGTCGGGGAGCAAATATGGGAATTTTAAGAGTTGACCATCCGGATATTTTGGAGTTTATTACCTGTAAACAGGAAGATAAAGAAATTACCAACTTTAACATCTCCATTGCGCTCACCGAAGATTTTATGGATAAAGTAAAGAATAGTGAAGAGTATGATTTGGTTGACCCGCGTACCGGCAAAATGGTAAAGAAACTTCCGGCGCGCGAGGTCTTTGAGCTGATTGTTAAACAGGCCTGGAAAAATGGTGAACCAGGAATCATTTTTATTGACAGAATGAACAAAGACAATCCCACTCCCCATTTAGGAAAGATTGAATCAACAAATCCCTGCGGAGAACAGCCCCTTCTTCCTTACGAAAGTTGCAATTTAGGAAGCATCAATTTAGCAAAGATGCTGAGGTTGGGTGAGGGGAAAACTGAAGTTGACTGGGAAAAATTACGTACCGTTGCCCATGTGGCGGTACATTTTTTGGATAATGTCATTGATATGAATAGATTTCCTTTACAGGAGATTGAAGAGCGGACAAAACTTACCCGAAAAATTGGTTTAGGAGTGATGGGTTGGGCAGACATGCTTGTAGAATTGGGAATTCCCTATAATTCGGAAGAAGCCCTTACTCTTGCAGATAAAATAATGGGTTTTGTTTTAGAGGAAGCGGAGCATAAATCGCAGCAATTGGCAGAGGAGCGGGGGGTGTTTCCTGCTTTTGAGGGGAGTAGAATTGCCCAACAGGGAAAAAGATTACGTAACGCCACGCTTACTACCATCGCCCCTACAGGAACTATCAGTATCATCGCAGGAGCCTCAAGTGGGATAGAACCACTTTTTGCCCTCGCCTACACCAGGCACGTTATGGATAATGATAAATTGGTAGAAATAAATCCTTATTTTGAAAAAGTCGCCCGCGAAAAAGGTTTTTATTCCCGAGAACTAATGGAAAAAATTGCGGAAAAAGGTTCTTGTCAGGATATACCGGAGATTCCCGATGATGTGAGGAAGGTTTTTGTTACTGCTCACGATATTTCTCCCGAGTGGCATATCCGCATGCAGGCAGTATTTCAAAAATACACGCATAATGCAGTTTCTAAGACGGTAAATTTCCCTCATCAGGCCACAGTTGAGGATGTTAAAAAAGTTTATCTTCTGGCATATCAATTAGGATGTAAAGGAGTAACTATTTATCGCGATAAAAGTAGAGAGGAACAGGTTTTAAATATCGCTTCTTCAAAATCGGAAAAACAGGGAAATTCTAAAGAACAAGAAGAACGTTTTACCCCTCGCCCCCGTCCGGAGGTAATGCGTGGAAGCACTACCAAGATTAATACCGGTTGCGGCAATCTTTACATTACCATCAACGAAGATGAAGAAAAACATCCTTTTGAGGTATTTATGCAGATGGGAAAAGCAGGAGGTTGTGCTGCTTCGCAACTGGAGGCGATTGGGAGATTGGTTTCTCTGGCACTTCGTTCGGGAATAGACCCGGTACCAATTATTGAACAGTTAAGGGGAATCAGGTGTCCCTCTCCTTCTTGGGAGAGTGGAGGAACACGTATCTTCTCTTGCGGAGATGCTATTGCCCGAGTTTTGGAACGGCGATTGGCACAGATGAAAAAATCTTCTCCAGAGATAAAAGTGAAAGTTCTTCATTCCGTTGAAGAAAATAATGTTTATTCGAGAAGGGTTAATATTGTGGGTGTTTGTCCTGACTGCGGCGAGCCACTAAAGCACGAAGAGGGTTGTGCCAAATGTGAAGCCTGTGGATATGCAAAGTGCTAA
- a CDS encoding alkaline phosphatase family protein codes for MRKILYIVLDGLGDRPHPNFGDQTPLESAAIPYLNRLVEAGQSGLVYTVGKNIAPESDVAVISILGYDAHKYYTGRGPLECFAEGLKVKDGDLAYRVNFATLGEKREIIDRRVGRNLTTPEATLLAKEINEKVKLREAEFVFKNTIGHRGVLLIRSKKGKLSAKVTNTDPAYGKEGVFGVAKEEFENFVQKCLPEDSTQEAKLAAELTNEFMEKSQEVLAKSEINRKRVKENKLPANVILTRDAGDKLPKFPSLKEKFGINFGCFVEMPVEKGIALLTGMEIIDLPLPTGDLKNDYTLRASRTLEAINKFDGLYIHLKGPDEPAHDGNFLKKKEIIEAIDRFFFGRLLTSLELKDCVIAVTADHSTPCILKAHSADPVPLVISGGNIPSDEVKLFSENQARNGALGELEGREVLSKIIEFASR; via the coding sequence ATGAGAAAGATTCTTTACATTGTTTTAGATGGTTTAGGCGACCGGCCACATCCAAATTTTGGGGACCAGACTCCTTTGGAGTCAGCAGCTATTCCTTACCTTAATCGGCTGGTAGAAGCAGGGCAGTCAGGTTTGGTTTATACGGTGGGGAAGAACATTGCTCCTGAATCTGATGTGGCGGTAATTAGTATATTGGGTTATGATGCGCATAAATATTATACCGGTCGTGGTCCCTTAGAGTGTTTTGCCGAAGGTTTAAAAGTAAAGGATGGAGATTTGGCTTATCGCGTCAATTTTGCGACACTGGGGGAGAAAAGAGAGATAATTGACCGGCGAGTAGGGAGAAACCTTACTACTCCGGAAGCTACTCTTTTGGCAAAAGAGATAAATGAAAAAGTAAAACTCAGGGAAGCCGAGTTTGTTTTCAAAAATACCATTGGGCACCGCGGGGTACTACTTATCCGCTCTAAAAAAGGGAAATTGTCCGCCAAAGTTACCAACACTGACCCCGCCTATGGTAAAGAAGGAGTTTTTGGGGTTGCAAAAGAAGAATTTGAGAACTTTGTACAGAAATGCCTTCCCGAAGATTCTACCCAAGAGGCAAAATTAGCAGCAGAACTTACTAATGAGTTTATGGAGAAAAGTCAGGAGGTTCTTGCTAAATCAGAGATAAATAGGAAGAGAGTAAAGGAAAATAAGCTACCTGCCAATGTAATTTTAACCCGGGATGCTGGAGATAAACTGCCAAAATTTCCCTCCCTAAAAGAGAAATTTGGGATAAATTTTGGTTGTTTTGTGGAGATGCCTGTAGAGAAGGGAATTGCTTTGCTTACGGGAATGGAGATTATAGATTTGCCTCTTCCTACTGGAGATCTAAAGAACGATTATACTCTACGTGCTTCTCGGACTTTAGAAGCGATTAATAAATTTGATGGCCTCTATATCCATCTCAAGGGTCCCGATGAACCCGCCCATGATGGGAATTTTCTTAAGAAGAAGGAAATCATTGAAGCGATAGATCGATTTTTCTTTGGAAGGCTATTAACCTCCCTTGAACTTAAGGATTGTGTTATCGCGGTTACTGCTGACCATTCCACGCCCTGTATCCTTAAAGCGCATTCCGCTGACCCCGTACCGCTAGTTATCTCAGGTGGAAATATCCCAAGCGATGAAGTAAAGTTGTTTTCAGAGAATCAGGCTCGAAACGGAGCATTGGGAGAGTTGGAGGGAAGGGAGGTTCTTTCCAAGATTATAGAGTTTGCTTCTCGTTAA
- a CDS encoding DUF4912 domain-containing protein — protein sequence MEKKDLAKFTKEELLELAKKLKIVGRYAYTKDELMDKIVKRYKTLNKNKAKPAPERKLPRIIEKVKKVITRGRKKKEVSPVVLGEKRVEERAPRPYWEAPVEPAQTVPQPQKEEISVAVAPAREEMFTFPRAYGDTKIVLLVRDPWWLHAYWEINREKEEELRKKLGDLYARSKYLLRVYDITDIIFDGTNAHSYFDIEINGGADNWYIEVGKPNRSWCVDLGLLTPDKKFFLVCRSNVVRTPRFGMSEITDEEWMSLEEDYWKLFGVAGGFGLGSSPVQAKRAFKRRFKEDISSGAPWSLFSLLEKEKERKFWLVVNTELIVYGATEPDAKVTVQGKLIKLRNDGTFTLRFALPDGMQYIPVEAVSSDGVDKRKVTPVVSRRTE from the coding sequence ATGGAAAAGAAAGATTTGGCTAAATTTACAAAAGAAGAACTTCTGGAACTGGCCAAGAAACTGAAAATTGTTGGCAGGTATGCGTATACTAAAGATGAGTTGATGGATAAGATTGTTAAAAGATATAAAACTCTGAATAAAAATAAGGCTAAACCTGCCCCTGAGAGGAAACTGCCACGGATAATTGAGAAAGTAAAAAAGGTTATTACTCGGGGAAGGAAGAAGAAAGAAGTTAGCCCTGTTGTTTTAGGAGAAAAAAGAGTAGAAGAAAGGGCCCCCCGGCCATATTGGGAGGCACCGGTAGAACCTGCTCAAACAGTTCCTCAGCCACAAAAGGAAGAAATTTCTGTAGCCGTTGCCCCTGCGCGAGAGGAAATGTTTACCTTCCCTCGTGCATATGGTGATACTAAAATTGTTCTTTTAGTACGCGACCCTTGGTGGTTACATGCCTACTGGGAGATCAATAGGGAAAAAGAGGAAGAACTGAGGAAGAAATTGGGAGATTTATATGCTCGTTCAAAATACCTTTTAAGAGTTTATGATATTACGGATATTATTTTTGATGGGACAAATGCCCACTCCTATTTTGATATTGAGATTAATGGTGGAGCAGACAACTGGTATATTGAAGTGGGGAAACCCAATCGTTCCTGGTGTGTAGATTTGGGATTGTTGACTCCCGACAAAAAATTCTTCTTAGTCTGTCGTTCCAACGTAGTGCGCACCCCCCGTTTTGGAATGTCGGAGATTACCGATGAAGAATGGATGAGTCTGGAAGAGGATTATTGGAAGTTATTTGGGGTAGCCGGCGGGTTTGGTTTAGGTAGTTCGCCTGTTCAGGCAAAGCGTGCCTTTAAACGTCGTTTCAAAGAAGACATTTCTTCGGGTGCTCCCTGGAGTCTTTTTAGTCTGCTGGAGAAAGAGAAGGAACGCAAATTCTGGTTGGTAGTGAATACCGAGTTGATTGTCTATGGAGCAACCGAGCCCGATGCCAAGGTTACAGTGCAGGGGAAGCTAATTAAACTGCGCAATGATGGGACATTTACTCTGCGTTTTGCTTTGCCCGATGGAATGCAATACATCCCGGTAGAAGCAGTTTCTTCTGATGGAGTAGACAAGCGGAAAGTTACTCCGGTAGTTTCCCGTCGCACCGAATAG
- a CDS encoding DUF1957 domain-containing protein gives MNEKGYLALVLHAHLPFVRHPEYEDFLEERWLFEAITETYIPLLNVFERLLEENMDYCLTMSITPTLASMLTDPLLQQKYLRNLEKLIELADKEVTRTRWQSDFHQLALMYYHRFTHTRYVFVDKYKMNLIPVFRRLQEAGRLEIITCAGTHAYLPLALHRQAVRAQIKTGVDLYQKLFGTRPKGIWLPECGYNPGDDEILKEEGIKYFIMDTHGILFGSPRPKYGVYAPCYCKSGVAAFSRDMESSKSVWSSIEGYPGDYNYREFYRDVGYDLDYEYIRPYINPDGTRVNTGIKYYRITGKTDDKQPYVPSWATAKAAEHAGNFMFNREKQVEYLYSIMHPRKPIIISPYDAELYGHWWFEGPQWLDFLIRKINFDQKTIKLITPSRYLEIYPKNQVLTPSMSSWGWKGYSEVWLEGSNDWIYRHLHKAAERMAELAKANNHPHVDGLKQRALNQMARELMLAQSSDWAFILKTGTFTTYAVRRIRDHIARFTYLYEQVKENRIDEGWLKSIEDKDNLFPEINYRIYAE, from the coding sequence ATGAATGAGAAAGGTTATCTTGCTTTAGTTTTACACGCCCATCTTCCTTTTGTCCGCCATCCGGAATACGAAGACTTCTTGGAAGAGCGTTGGTTATTTGAAGCCATTACGGAAACCTATATCCCTCTTTTAAATGTTTTTGAGCGTTTATTAGAGGAGAATATGGATTATTGTCTTACCATGTCTATAACCCCGACACTTGCCTCTATGCTTACCGACCCCCTTTTACAGCAAAAATATTTAAGGAATTTAGAAAAACTGATTGAGCTTGCCGATAAAGAAGTTACCCGCACCCGTTGGCAGAGTGATTTTCACCAGCTTGCACTGATGTATTATCACCGTTTTACCCATACCCGCTATGTATTTGTAGATAAGTATAAAATGAATCTTATACCCGTCTTTCGCAGACTTCAGGAAGCAGGAAGGCTGGAGATTATTACCTGTGCAGGAACCCATGCTTATTTACCTCTGGCTTTACATCGTCAGGCAGTAAGGGCACAGATAAAGACAGGGGTAGATTTATATCAGAAGTTGTTTGGAACGCGTCCAAAGGGAATTTGGCTTCCAGAATGCGGTTATAATCCCGGTGACGATGAAATTCTTAAAGAGGAGGGTATAAAATATTTTATTATGGATACACATGGGATACTTTTTGGCTCTCCCCGGCCAAAATATGGAGTTTATGCACCCTGCTATTGCAAATCAGGAGTGGCTGCTTTTAGCAGGGATATGGAATCTTCTAAATCTGTTTGGTCTTCTATTGAAGGTTATCCCGGAGATTATAATTACCGTGAATTTTATCGCGATGTGGGATATGACTTGGATTATGAATATATTAGACCCTATATAAATCCCGATGGAACAAGAGTAAATACCGGTATAAAATATTATCGGATTACCGGAAAAACCGACGATAAACAGCCGTATGTTCCAAGTTGGGCAACTGCCAAGGCAGCCGAACACGCCGGTAATTTTATGTTTAACCGGGAAAAACAAGTAGAGTACCTCTATAGCATTATGCATCCACGCAAACCCATTATTATTTCCCCTTACGATGCCGAGCTATACGGCCACTGGTGGTTTGAAGGACCACAGTGGCTTGACTTTCTTATTCGTAAAATAAATTTTGACCAGAAGACTATCAAATTGATTACTCCTTCTCGCTATTTAGAAATTTATCCCAAGAATCAGGTGCTTACTCCTTCAATGTCTAGCTGGGGCTGGAAAGGTTATTCCGAGGTTTGGTTAGAGGGGTCCAATGATTGGATATATAGACATCTACATAAGGCAGCCGAGAGAATGGCGGAACTTGCAAAGGCAAACAATCATCCTCATGTGGATGGTCTTAAACAGCGCGCTTTGAATCAGATGGCACGTGAACTGATGCTTGCTCAATCAAGCGACTGGGCCTTCATCTTGAAAACCGGAACTTTTACCACTTATGCAGTAAGGAGGATTCGCGACCACATTGCCCGCTTTACCTACCTTTATGAACAGGTCAAAGAAAACCGCATAGATGAGGGATGGCTGAAGTCAATTGAGGATAAAGACAATCTCTTTCCGGAAATTAACTATCGAATCTATGCAGAGTAA
- the bamD gene encoding outer membrane protein assembly factor BamD, translating to MVKKILWFMVISLFFINQGVQAYWIWTPKTGKWVNPKYAVKDSPQEQLEWAMNLYMNKNYEGAIGEFKKLIKYYPNSPQACDAQYFIGKGYEELGKFYEAFKAYQKVIDTYPYTQKVEEVIEREYRIGDLYFTGHRDKILGMGIASPLERALEIFQKVVDNAPYGQYAPPSQYKIGIILGKLGRNEEAKQAFLKLEKNYPDSEFAKEAKYQIGLLGYKASPKSFYSQEETETSIKEVEEFLRTNPSSSLKDDAQKILGDLRNKKAESLFKTAQFYERQKYFDSAVLYYDDIVNNYADTEWAAKSLERISIIKEKRNK from the coding sequence ATGGTTAAGAAAATTTTATGGTTTATGGTTATTTCTCTCTTCTTTATTAATCAAGGTGTTCAAGCATACTGGATTTGGACACCTAAAACCGGAAAGTGGGTTAATCCGAAATATGCGGTAAAAGACTCTCCCCAGGAACAATTAGAGTGGGCAATGAATTTATATATGAATAAGAATTACGAAGGGGCTATTGGCGAGTTTAAAAAATTAATCAAATATTATCCCAATTCTCCTCAAGCCTGTGATGCCCAGTATTTTATTGGTAAAGGGTATGAGGAGCTGGGTAAGTTTTACGAAGCTTTTAAGGCTTATCAAAAGGTAATTGATACCTATCCGTATACACAAAAGGTAGAAGAAGTTATTGAGCGAGAGTATCGTATAGGAGACCTTTATTTCACTGGGCATCGAGATAAAATCTTAGGGATGGGAATAGCTTCTCCGCTGGAACGTGCTCTGGAGATATTCCAAAAGGTAGTAGATAATGCCCCCTATGGCCAATATGCACCCCCCAGTCAGTATAAAATAGGTATCATTTTGGGGAAATTGGGGAGGAATGAAGAGGCAAAGCAGGCATTCTTGAAGCTGGAGAAAAACTATCCAGATTCAGAATTTGCCAAGGAGGCAAAATACCAGATCGGTCTTTTGGGCTATAAAGCTTCTCCCAAGTCTTTTTACTCCCAGGAAGAAACGGAGACTTCCATTAAAGAGGTAGAGGAATTCTTGCGCACCAATCCTTCCTCTTCCCTTAAAGACGATGCCCAGAAAATTCTGGGTGATTTAAGGAATAAGAAGGCAGAAAGCCTTTTTAAGACCGCGCAATTCTATGAACGTCAGAAGTATTTTGATTCCGCAGTGTTATACTACGATGATATTGTTAATAATTATGCAGACACAGAATGGGCAGCTAAGTCATTGGAGCGTATTTCTATTATTAAAGAAAAGAGAAATAAATGA
- the lptE gene encoding LPS assembly lipoprotein LptE, with protein MNKDFKHCITEVFLFVGIYCLLVTGFSGCGYTTRSVLPSSFKTIYIPTFVNSIRFDDTGSEYRTYYPGLEIKITNAVVDRFVYDGNLRVVREENADLKLEGDLVDYLKQPLRYSESDEIEEYRISLVVNLVLKDREGNIVWEEKNFMGDTTYRLSGSLAKTEQEALGDAAEDLARRIVNRTIEHW; from the coding sequence ATGAACAAAGATTTCAAACATTGTATTACAGAGGTTTTTCTATTCGTTGGAATTTACTGTTTACTGGTTACGGGATTTAGTGGCTGTGGTTACACCACCCGTTCTGTTTTACCCTCTTCTTTTAAAACTATCTACATCCCTACTTTTGTAAATAGCATAAGATTTGACGACACTGGTTCAGAATATCGGACATACTACCCTGGTTTAGAAATAAAAATCACCAATGCAGTGGTAGACCGTTTCGTTTATGATGGTAATCTTCGTGTTGTCAGAGAAGAAAATGCAGATTTGAAATTAGAAGGGGATTTGGTAGATTATCTTAAACAGCCCTTGCGATATTCAGAGTCTGATGAAATTGAAGAATACAGAATCTCTCTTGTTGTAAATTTGGTTTTAAAAGATAGAGAAGGTAACATTGTTTGGGAAGAGAAAAATTTTATGGGAGATACGACCTATCGTCTTTCCGGTTCCTTAGCGAAGACTGAACAAGAAGCCTTGGGGGATGCTGCGGAAGATTTAGCGCGTCGAATAGTTAACCGGACCATAGAGCATTGGTAA
- the holA gene encoding DNA polymerase III subunit delta, which translates to MGRVFLYLGEEDFLKREALIKLRDSYGEKTAYFSFCPEDDGFRMEEVIRLARTNNLFSPHQIIVIKDIDKVSPSDKEVLLSYIKNPTHYTDLVLLTRLKIKKLDNEDNLWIKKLCNEPGVKFREFSPLSEEELRNWIVAEVDKCGKKISPPALALLFNKLGNNTFLISQAIEKAILYIKDKKTIEWGDLEQTVGKEISLDVYKMLGAFLNGKIYEGMEILRDIRDFNVKPDKILGILVAEWRKFYQAKKLLRKGLLPAQIKKELNLFYADIFFSNLKKITLDKIEKSLRELLTIDYAIKTGKSKPFFALELWFLKNFS; encoded by the coding sequence ATGGGGAGAGTTTTTCTCTATTTAGGGGAAGAAGATTTTCTTAAAAGAGAGGCTTTAATAAAATTAAGAGATTCTTATGGAGAGAAAACTGCTTATTTTTCATTTTGTCCAGAGGATGATGGTTTTAGGATGGAAGAAGTCATACGTTTAGCAAGGACCAATAATCTTTTTTCCCCCCACCAGATAATCGTGATAAAAGACATTGATAAGGTTTCACCATCAGATAAAGAGGTTCTTCTTTCTTATATAAAAAATCCCACCCATTATACCGATTTAGTTTTACTTACAAGATTGAAGATTAAAAAGTTGGATAATGAGGATAATCTCTGGATAAAAAAACTCTGTAATGAGCCAGGTGTAAAATTTAGAGAATTTTCTCCCCTTTCCGAAGAAGAACTTCGAAATTGGATAGTTGCTGAGGTTGATAAATGCGGTAAGAAAATTTCTCCTCCCGCTTTAGCTCTTTTGTTTAACAAATTAGGCAATAATACCTTTCTTATCTCTCAGGCGATAGAGAAGGCTATTCTTTATATCAAGGATAAGAAAACAATAGAATGGGGGGATTTGGAACAGACGGTCGGCAAGGAAATTTCTCTTGATGTGTACAAAATGCTTGGTGCATTTCTTAATGGAAAGATTTATGAAGGGATGGAGATATTACGGGATATACGGGATTTTAATGTGAAACCGGATAAAATATTAGGAATATTAGTAGCAGAATGGAGGAAATTCTATCAGGCAAAGAAACTTCTCCGAAAAGGGCTATTACCTGCCCAGATTAAAAAAGAACTAAATTTATTTTACGCTGATATTTTCTTCTCTAATTTAAAAAAGATTACGCTAGATAAGATAGAGAAATCTCTGCGCGAGCTTCTTACTATAGATTACGCGATAAAAACAGGGAAATCAAAACCATTTTTTGCTCTGGAGTTGTGGTTCTTGAAGAATTTTAGTTAG
- the rpsT gene encoding 30S ribosomal protein S20 — protein MPVHHSAYKQIKKDRKRTLQNKQIKSALKTYIKKFNVLLAEQKTEEAKKYLQFLISKISKAKTKGIIHKNNARRKISRLYKKLNQAISPKDKTN, from the coding sequence ATGCCCGTGCACCATTCTGCCTATAAACAAATAAAAAAAGACAGAAAAAGAACTCTGCAAAACAAACAGATAAAATCAGCCCTTAAAACCTATATAAAAAAGTTCAACGTCTTACTTGCTGAACAGAAAACCGAGGAAGCAAAGAAATATCTTCAATTCCTTATTTCAAAAATCAGTAAAGCAAAAACAAAGGGCATCATCCACAAAAACAATGCTCGCCGCAAGATTTCTCGCCTTTATAAAAAACTCAACCAGGCAATATCGCCTAAAGACAAAACTAACTAA